One stretch of Zingiber officinale cultivar Zhangliang chromosome 6B, Zo_v1.1, whole genome shotgun sequence DNA includes these proteins:
- the LOC121989503 gene encoding disease resistance protein RGA2-like yields the protein MEGALVAAARFVADKVAILVQLDSKLKAMTGIEEKMEKLKEMSTIIDLVIEDVESHPLNKDAVKDLLRKLKYLAYDLEDAVDYYDTKVFQKKQRSNTPFGLVSDFISSDNQVLFNSRVGCMIEAVTDSLDSILLQKSILLNLPQSSSHLPLYPYSETHSLNGFDVIGREPEKNNIVNILTNDDDEGSSHSTLRVIAIVGMGGLGKTTLAQLVFNDEKVQGHFASLTMWKVVGAEFNPTKIMKSILELGTGASVNISEIDLVMQKLKKELSGKRFLLVLDDVWNEDPVKWRILKAALTFGARGSKILVTTRSQQVSSIMDSSYIHQIKQLSPADCLFLFQNFAFGDKEENRTLMEIGAKIVEKCGGVPLAVISLGNTLRSTRDETYWSSVLNSEIMQLRDMEEKVLAVLKWSYDTLPPWSKKCFAFASLYPKNSQMEKDELIKLWIANGFVRSEKSFDAETLGNDVFDDLVRRSFFLLAPSRNFEYDSDETKCTMHDLMHDLARSVSANVYWHSEQDSVEDIGNRTYHLQIYLRGESCMTQVLDKKPVNLRTFMPFDFPYTQLYLSINLLQVISDSELKFLRALDLGDSGISEVPTSIGNLIHLRYLNLRMNYIKILPMSIGNLIHLMYLNLLTNHIEVLPMSIGNLIHLRYLNLYDNKIEVLPDSITLLSNLQYLNLGFNDKLRELPKELGNMQNLRVLDLPNGHFQIDIHMPCGLSRLTNLRSLPVFFAGNRTGACSILELKNLKLHGEMQIKFSKDFKSYSCGGKKILKNKDLNELLIEFNNVERYDKDILDDLCPHTSLKELVIKDYGSSQFPTWLIELQLPNLVEVCLENCRGCEHIPPFGNLQFLKKLVLVAMDVITHLGAEFHGYRSFPSLQELILNRMNNLEEWPDSHNGDDQLFPKLQSLHIFSCPKLNSMPRFPTIQELAISNCNGSLLSCVGRLTSLSVLLLRWLDDMTSLPSGCIKNLTSLTKLEIMQCSQLQCLPGDELQHLEMLRSLTIEQCPNLASFPLEVGRLSSFCSLDLLACPSIILQLEELVQILNSVKKFNIQICGNKVNLRGQLQYLHTLKILSLCGAHLDRKRARFGDSKFLRICCCDELESLMTAEPASSVLEELSIDGIFNLTNLPDWLQHLKSLRSLSIRNCSRLERLPRNLKNLPMLTTLNIANCPLLKSRCERETGEDCPIISHLPYIYNRYGYLML from the coding sequence ATGGAAGGAGCTTTGGTAGCTGCAGCTCGCTTTGTGGCGGACAAGGTGGCAATTCTCGTCCAACTCGACTCGAAACTCAAGGCAATGACTGGTATCGAAGAGAAGATGGAGAAGCTTAAGGAGATGTCGACTATTATTGACTTGGTGATCGAAGATGTCGAGTCCCACCCTTTAAACAAAGATGCTGTGAAGGACTTGTTGAGGAAGCTCAAATACTTAGCTTACGATCTCGAGGATGCTGTGGATTACTATGATACCAAAGTCTTCCAGAAGAAGCAGAGATCAAATACTCCTTTTGGGCTGGTGAGTGATTTCATATCTTCTGATAATCAAGTTCTATTTAACAGCAGGGTAGGTTGCATGATAGAAGCTGTAACAGATAGTCTGGATTCTATTTTGCTACAAAAGTCCATTCTTCTGAATTTGCCACAAAGCAGCAGCCACTTGCCACTATATCCCTACAGCGAGACCCACTCCCTCAATGGCTTTGATGTTATAGGGAGAGAACCAGAGAAGAATAATATTGTCAACATCTTAACAAATGATGATGATGAGGGAAGCAGCCATAGCACATTGAGGGTCATTGCCATCGTTGGGATGGGTGGCCTGGGGAAGACTACACTTGCTCAGCTTGTTTTCAATGATGAGAAGGTGCAAGGTCATTTTGCAAGTTTGACAATGTGGAAAGTTGTTGGGGCAGAATTTAATCCCACAAAGATAATGAAGTCTATTTTAGAACTGGGTACTGGTGCATCAGTCAACATCTCAGAAATAGATTTAGTGATGCAGAAGCTGAAAAAAGAATTATCTGGGAAGAGATTTCTGCTCGTGCTGGATGATGTATGGAATGAAGATCCAGTAAAGTGGCGTATACTGAAAGCGGCCTTAACATTTGGGGCCAGAGGAAGCAAAATTTTAGTGACAACCCGTAGTCAACAGGTCTCTTCAATTATGGACTCCTCCTATATCCACCAAATAAAGCAGTTGTCCCCGGCTGATTGTTTGTTCTTGTTTCAAAATTTTGCATTTGGAGACAAAGAAGAGAACCGAACTTTGATGGAAATTGGTGCAAAGATTGTTGAGAAATGTGGCGGTGTGCCCTTGGCTGTCATATCCCTTGGTAACACGCTCCGCAGCACTCGAGATGAAACTTATTGGTCCTCGGTATTGAACAGTGAAATAATGCAGCTCAGAGATATGGAAGAAAAAGTGTTAGCGGTACTAAAGTGGAGCTATGACACTCTCCCTCCATGGTCAAAGAAGTGTTTTGCATTTGCCTCCCTATACCCAAAGAACTCTCAAATGGAAAAGGATGAATTGATCAAACTGTGGATTGCAAATGGTTTCGTACGTTCAGAAAAAAGTTTTGATGCTGAAACACTGGGCAATGATGTCTTTGATGATCTTGTGCGGAGATCATTCTTTCTCTTGGCACCTTCCCGTAATTTTGAATATGATAGTGATGAAACCAAGTGCACGATGCATGATTTGATGCACGATCTGGCACGATCAGTATCTGCAAATGTATATTGGCATTCTGAACAAGACTCGGTGGAAGATATTGgaaatagaacatatcatttgcaAATATATCTACGAGGAGAATCATGCATGACTCAGGTATTAGACAAGAAACCAGTGAACTTGCGCACCTTTATGCCCTTTGATTTCCCATATACACAGTTATATTTGAGTATCAATCTGCTTCAAGTCATCTCAGACTCAGAACTGAAATTTTTGCGGGCGTTAGATTTAGGTGACAGTGGCATCAGTGAGGTGCCGACGTCAATAGGAAATTTGATACATTTGAGGTACCTCAACTTACGtatgaattatattaaaattctaCCCATGTCAATAGGAAATCTGATACATTTGATGTACCTCAACTTACTTACGAATCATATTGAAGTTCTACCCATGTCAATAGGAAATCTGATACATTTGAGGTACCTCAACTTATATGACAATAAAATTGAAGTTCTACCCGACTCCATAACCCTTCTCTCCAATTTACAGTATCTCAATCTCGGTTTCAATGACAAACTTCGAGAGCTACCAAAAGAgttagggaatatgcaaaacctTCGGGTTCTTGATTTACCAAATGGTCATTTTCAGATTGATATACACATGCCCTGTGGGTTGTCACGACTAACTAATCTTCGAAGTTTACCTGTTTTTTTTGCTGGGAATAGAACTGGCGCATGCTCAATTTTAGAACTCAAAAATTTGAAGCTTCATGGAGAAAtgcaaattaaattttctaaagaTTTTAAGAGTTATTCTTGTGGTGGGAAAAAAATCTTGAAGAATAAAGATCTTAATGAACTCCTCATAGAGTTTAATAATGTAGAAAGATATGACAAGGACATATTGGATGATCTTTGTCCCCACACGAGCTTAAAGGAGTTGGTCATAAAAGATTATGGGAGCTCACAATTCCCAACATGGTTGATAGAGTTACAGCTGCCAAATTTGGTTGAAGTTTGCCTTGAAAATTGCCGTGGTTGTGAGCATATTCCTCCGTTTGGAAATCTGCAGTTTCTTAAGAAGCTTGTCTTAGTGGCTATGGATGTCATTACACACCTGGGTGCTGAGTTCCATGGGTATAGAAGCTTTCCTTCCCTTCAAGAACTCATTTTGAATCGGATGAATAATTTAGAGGAATGGCCAGACTCTCATAATGGTGACGATCAGTTGTTCCCTAAACTACAGAGTTTGCATATTTTCAGTTGTCCTAAATTGAATAGTATGCCGAGATTTCCTACAATCCAAGAGCTTGCTATATCAAACTGTAATGGGAGCCTACTCTCGTGTGTTGGAAGATTGACTTCTCTCTCTGTTCTTCTATTGCGGTGGTTGGACGACATGACATCCCTTCCTAGTGGCTGTATCAAAAACCTCACATCCTTGACGAAATTAGAAATTATGCAATGCTCACAACTCCAATGTCTTCCTGGCGATGAACTGCAACACCTAGAAATGCTTCGTTCATTGACCATTGAACAATGTCCTAATTTGGCATCCTTCCCATTAGAAGTGGGGCGTCTCAGTTCTTTTTGTTCTTTAGATCTCTTAGCTTGTCCAAGTATAATATTGCAGCTAGAAGAACTCGTACAAATCTTGAATTCAGTAAAAAAATTCAACATACAGATTTGTGGCAACAAAGTCAATTTACGTGGGCAACTGCAATACTTACACACGCTCAAAATATTGTCTCTATGTGGTGCCCATCTTGACAGAAAAAGAGCGAGATTCGGAGACTCAAAATTTTTACGTATTTGTTGTTGTGATGAATTGGAGTCGTTGATGACAGCAGAACCAGCAAGCAGTGTGTTAGAAGAACTATCCATAGATGGAATTTTCAATCTCACGAACTTGCCTGACTGGCTGCAGCATCTCAAGTCTCTTCGTTCACTATCAATCCGAAACTGCTCACGGTTAGAAAGGTTGCCAAGGAATTTGAAGAATCTACCTATGTTGACAACTTTGAACATTGCTAATTGCCCACTACTGAAAAGTAGATGCGAAAGGGAGACAGGTGAAGATTGCCCGATTATCTCACATCTGCCATATATTTATAATCGCTACGGGTATCTAATGTTATAA